Proteins encoded together in one Kutzneria kofuensis window:
- a CDS encoding ABC transporter substrate-binding protein: MNTSVQITRRSLLAGMIATAGGLALASCSSGGGSSSSGNGLTITVAGQSDNLTQVFNPFLENTALGVTYNGSFIYEPLVQINTADIGKDIPWLAKSWEWSNDNKTFTVTLQDNVKWTDGKPFSADDVVFTYQLLQKFPALNLQGVPAGEVSSPAPNKVVFTFKDPSEQLFPSIVSAPIVAKHLWESVKDPTSHQDPNPVGTGAFKVGQFSPQSLLLTRNDDYWQPKAQIAAIRFVPYKDNSTVTNAMVQGQADWAGTYIANADKTFTSKSKNYHFWAPRAGTDGLIPNLERWPLSDIAVRKAISLGVNRKQVAAASGEQPATSVTGLPLPTYQSSVSAQYKGVGFVEDKAKAMQTLEAAGYAKGSDGYYAKGGKRVEFSCSFPAAYTEIAARVQVLVSQLKDIGIKLNIDTTTVDDINPRTAKGDFDSTMGYPVSPTPRAFSFYNDTMNPNLYYPIGQSTPSFQNIERFKDDEAAELFKQYPLATTDEARQQILDKIETVFVEKLPWIPMFYWGSYSSWSTARVTGFPDQDNPYFTAVPNVVVALRLKPA; this comes from the coding sequence GTGAACACCTCGGTTCAGATCACCAGAAGAAGCCTGCTGGCGGGCATGATCGCCACCGCCGGCGGTCTCGCCCTCGCCTCCTGCTCATCGGGCGGCGGCTCGTCCTCGTCCGGCAACGGCCTGACGATCACCGTCGCCGGCCAGTCGGACAACCTCACCCAGGTGTTCAACCCGTTCCTGGAGAACACCGCGCTGGGCGTGACCTACAACGGCTCCTTCATCTACGAGCCGCTGGTGCAGATCAACACCGCCGACATCGGCAAGGACATCCCGTGGCTGGCCAAGTCCTGGGAGTGGTCGAACGACAACAAGACGTTCACGGTCACGTTGCAGGACAACGTGAAGTGGACCGACGGCAAGCCGTTCTCCGCCGACGACGTGGTGTTCACCTACCAGCTGCTGCAGAAGTTCCCGGCGCTGAACCTGCAGGGCGTGCCGGCCGGCGAGGTCAGCTCGCCGGCCCCGAACAAGGTCGTGTTCACCTTCAAGGACCCGTCGGAACAGCTGTTCCCGAGCATCGTGTCCGCCCCGATCGTGGCCAAGCACCTGTGGGAGTCGGTCAAGGACCCGACCAGCCACCAGGACCCGAACCCGGTCGGCACCGGGGCGTTCAAGGTCGGCCAGTTCTCGCCGCAGAGCCTGCTGCTGACCCGCAACGACGACTACTGGCAGCCCAAGGCCCAGATCGCGGCGATCCGGTTCGTGCCGTACAAGGACAACTCCACCGTCACCAACGCGATGGTGCAGGGCCAGGCCGACTGGGCCGGCACCTACATCGCCAACGCGGACAAGACGTTCACGTCCAAGAGCAAGAACTACCACTTCTGGGCGCCGCGGGCCGGCACCGACGGCCTGATCCCGAACCTGGAGCGCTGGCCGCTGTCGGACATCGCGGTGCGCAAGGCGATCAGCCTCGGCGTGAACCGCAAGCAGGTGGCCGCGGCCAGTGGCGAGCAGCCCGCCACCAGCGTCACCGGCCTGCCGCTGCCGACCTACCAGTCCTCGGTTTCCGCGCAGTACAAGGGTGTCGGCTTCGTCGAGGACAAGGCCAAGGCGATGCAGACGCTGGAGGCCGCCGGCTACGCCAAGGGCAGCGACGGCTACTACGCCAAGGGCGGCAAGCGGGTCGAGTTCAGCTGCAGCTTCCCGGCCGCGTACACGGAGATCGCCGCGCGGGTGCAGGTGCTGGTGTCGCAGCTGAAGGACATCGGCATCAAACTGAACATCGACACGACCACCGTGGACGACATCAACCCGCGCACGGCCAAGGGTGACTTCGACTCCACCATGGGCTATCCGGTGAGCCCGACGCCCCGCGCGTTCTCGTTCTACAACGACACCATGAACCCGAACCTGTACTACCCGATCGGGCAGTCCACGCCGTCGTTCCAGAACATCGAGCGGTTCAAGGACGACGAGGCGGCCGAGCTGTTCAAGCAGTACCCGCTGGCCACCACCGACGAGGCGCGGCAGCAGATCCTGGACAAGATCGAGACGGTGTTCGTGGAGAAGCTGCCGTGGATCCCCATGTTCTACTGGGGTTCCTACAGCAGCTGGAGCACCGCGCGGGTGACGGGCTTCCCCGATCAGGACAACCCGTACTTCACCGCGGTGCCGAACGTGGTGGTGGCGCTGAGGCTGAAGCCGGCGTGA
- a CDS encoding GntR family transcriptional regulator — protein sequence MTAEQPVLPAAYPEPLWTQAAALLRTRIADGELRPGARLPPERDLCQQLAISRVTLRKALASLVDEGVLRSAHGRGWYVTAPERGDWPNTLESFSETARRMGLAPTSMVLRASAAPASFDEAEEFQIAPGTPLFRLERVRLLDGVPIAVDESLLPTDVADGFEQLDFTTASLYEIVTGRGFQLAQADTTIEARPATAAIAGHLGVPEATPILQMRQVVRDRTGRPLLSSTIRYAGDRYRLRTSFTRNVGTEQT from the coding sequence GTGACCGCCGAACAGCCGGTGCTGCCCGCCGCCTACCCGGAGCCGCTGTGGACGCAGGCCGCGGCGCTGCTGCGTACCCGCATCGCGGATGGCGAGCTGCGCCCCGGCGCTCGGCTGCCGCCGGAGCGGGACCTGTGCCAGCAGCTGGCGATCTCCCGGGTGACGCTGCGCAAGGCCCTGGCTTCGCTGGTCGACGAGGGCGTGCTGCGCTCGGCCCACGGCCGTGGCTGGTACGTCACCGCGCCGGAGCGCGGCGACTGGCCCAACACCCTGGAGTCGTTCTCCGAGACGGCACGGCGGATGGGCCTGGCGCCGACGTCCATGGTGCTCCGCGCCTCGGCGGCGCCGGCCAGTTTCGACGAGGCCGAGGAGTTCCAGATCGCGCCGGGCACACCGCTGTTCCGGCTGGAACGGGTGCGGCTGCTGGACGGCGTGCCCATCGCCGTCGACGAGTCGCTGCTGCCCACCGACGTCGCCGACGGCTTCGAGCAACTCGACTTCACCACCGCGTCGCTGTACGAGATCGTCACCGGCCGTGGTTTCCAGCTGGCGCAGGCGGACACCACGATCGAGGCACGGCCGGCGACCGCGGCGATCGCCGGGCACCTGGGCGTCCCGGAGGCCACGCCGATCCTCCAGATGCGCCAGGTGGTGCGGGACCGGACCGGGCGCCCGCTGCTGTCATCCACCATCCGGTACGCGGGCGACCGCTACCGGCTGCGCACGTCCTTCACCAGAAATGTGGGAACGGAGCAGACTTGA
- a CDS encoding ABC transporter ATP-binding protein produces MTAPVLEAVDVTKHFPVRGLLKRGGGRVVHAVDNVSLKLYAGRITALVGESGSGKSTLARLLAQLYPVTSGEIRLHGRPVQATRGKAFREHVSRVQLILQDPFASFNPVASIASTLRRAVSIHHAGKANDEQLAVIDDLLTQTNLVPPRQFTQKFPHELSGGQLQRVSIARALAASPDVFLADEPVSSLDVSIRLGILNLLRRLTEDRDVAMLYVTHDIASARYFAADTAVMYAGEIVETGPSETVTQQAAHPYTQLLISSAPDPSRRETKRVKDIGQPPSLISPPSGCRFHPRCPFALARCEQEKPPTFELADGHTARCWLYADKPEPAAPERADAQ; encoded by the coding sequence ATGACCGCACCGGTGTTGGAGGCCGTCGACGTCACGAAGCACTTCCCGGTGCGCGGCCTGCTCAAGCGCGGCGGCGGCCGGGTGGTGCACGCCGTGGACAACGTGTCGCTGAAGCTCTACGCGGGCCGGATCACCGCCCTGGTGGGCGAATCCGGCTCCGGAAAGTCCACCTTGGCCCGTCTGCTGGCCCAGCTGTACCCGGTGACCAGCGGCGAGATCCGGCTGCACGGCCGACCCGTGCAGGCCACCCGCGGCAAGGCGTTCCGCGAGCACGTCAGCAGGGTGCAGCTGATCCTCCAGGACCCGTTCGCCTCGTTCAATCCGGTCGCCTCGATCGCCAGCACGCTGCGCCGCGCGGTGTCCATCCACCACGCCGGCAAGGCCAACGACGAGCAGCTGGCCGTGATCGACGACCTGCTGACGCAGACCAATCTGGTGCCGCCGCGGCAGTTCACCCAGAAGTTCCCGCACGAGCTGTCCGGCGGCCAGCTGCAGCGCGTGTCGATCGCCCGCGCGCTGGCCGCGAGCCCCGACGTGTTCCTCGCCGACGAGCCGGTGTCCAGCCTGGACGTCTCCATCCGGCTTGGCATCCTCAACCTGTTGCGGCGCTTGACCGAGGACCGCGACGTCGCCATGCTCTACGTCACCCACGACATCGCGTCGGCCCGCTACTTCGCGGCGGACACGGCCGTGATGTACGCCGGCGAGATCGTGGAGACCGGTCCGTCGGAGACGGTCACGCAGCAGGCCGCGCACCCGTACACGCAGCTGCTGATCTCCTCCGCGCCGGACCCGTCGCGCAGGGAAACCAAGCGGGTCAAGGACATCGGCCAGCCGCCGAGCCTGATCTCGCCGCCGAGCGGCTGCCGGTTCCATCCGCGCTGCCCCTTCGCTCTTGCCCGCTGCGAGCAGGAGAAGCCGCCGACCTTCGAACTCGCCGACGGCCACACCGCCCGGTGCTGGCTGTACGCGGACAAACCCGAGCCCGCCGCGCCAGAAAGGGCCGATGCTCAGTGA
- a CDS encoding dipeptide/oligopeptide/nickel ABC transporter permease/ATP-binding protein encodes MAMQPAVLAETEQVEPEAGRLWLRALRAPLTLTGVIITLVFVVLAVIGPWIAPYDPSAVSDAATAPPSFEHWLGTTQNGQDILSQVLYGAQASMFVGLGSAVITTILSVLVGVTAGYLGGTSDELLSLLANVFLVLPGLPLTIILAAYLPHSGSLGIILVISLTGWAWGARVLRAQTLSLRKRDFVEAARATGERTSKIILRDILPNQLAVIAASFLGTVTAAILTQASLAFLGLTDVTQWSWGTILYWAQADSALLTGSWWWFVPAGLAIALIGTALSLVNFGIDEFINPRLRQAGIGTKKAQRAQVSRRRTKRVKRSAQRQPRPAGTPFTADSTDVILDVRGLKVNYGAVTAVDDVSFTLRRGEVLGIAGESGSGKSTLAYAITRLHKPPAEIPQGEIRYTNADGSTVDVLAMDDEELRAFRWEELSIVFQSAMHALNPIMRIGEQIEDALVAHRPGSTAPERAARVVELLGIVGIPADRASSYPHELSGGMRQRAMIAVGLALDPEIIVMDEPTTALDVVIQRQIIDKIMELKDRLGFSVVFITHDLSLLIEMSDTIAVMYGGKIVEMAAAEDFHERPQHPYSRGLLESFPTLSGPKKELTGIPGSPPDLRRLPSGCSFRPRCPVAFDACAEHEPRLYQIGSSAAACLLYSDDHAVKMGESA; translated from the coding sequence ATGGCCATGCAACCCGCGGTCCTCGCCGAGACCGAACAGGTGGAGCCGGAGGCCGGCCGGCTGTGGCTGCGCGCGCTGCGCGCCCCGCTGACCCTGACCGGCGTGATCATCACACTGGTTTTCGTCGTGCTGGCGGTGATCGGGCCGTGGATCGCGCCGTACGACCCGTCCGCGGTCAGCGACGCGGCCACCGCTCCCCCGTCGTTCGAGCACTGGCTGGGCACCACCCAGAACGGCCAGGACATCCTGTCCCAGGTCCTCTACGGCGCGCAGGCGTCGATGTTCGTCGGCCTCGGCTCGGCGGTCATCACCACCATCCTGTCGGTCCTGGTCGGCGTCACCGCCGGCTATCTCGGCGGCACCAGCGACGAGCTGTTGTCCTTGCTGGCCAACGTGTTCCTGGTGCTGCCCGGCCTGCCGCTGACCATCATCCTGGCCGCCTACCTGCCGCACAGCGGCTCGCTGGGCATCATCCTGGTGATCTCACTTACCGGTTGGGCGTGGGGCGCCCGGGTGCTGCGCGCGCAGACGTTGTCCCTGCGCAAGCGGGACTTCGTGGAGGCGGCGCGGGCCACCGGCGAACGCACGTCGAAGATCATCCTGCGGGACATCCTGCCCAACCAGCTCGCGGTCATCGCCGCGTCCTTCCTGGGCACGGTGACCGCGGCCATCCTCACCCAGGCCAGCCTGGCGTTCCTCGGGCTGACCGACGTCACGCAGTGGTCGTGGGGCACGATCCTGTACTGGGCACAGGCCGACAGCGCGCTGCTCACCGGCTCCTGGTGGTGGTTCGTGCCGGCCGGCCTGGCCATCGCGCTCATCGGCACCGCGCTGTCGCTGGTCAACTTCGGCATCGACGAGTTCATCAACCCGCGCCTGCGGCAGGCGGGCATCGGCACCAAGAAGGCACAGCGGGCACAGGTGTCCCGCCGTCGCACCAAACGGGTCAAGCGATCCGCGCAGCGGCAGCCGCGGCCCGCGGGCACGCCGTTCACGGCCGACAGCACGGACGTCATCCTGGACGTCCGCGGCCTCAAGGTGAACTACGGCGCCGTCACCGCCGTCGACGACGTCTCGTTCACCTTGAGGCGGGGGGAAGTCCTGGGCATCGCCGGCGAGTCCGGCTCCGGAAAGTCCACATTGGCCTATGCCATCACCCGGCTGCACAAGCCGCCGGCCGAGATCCCGCAGGGCGAGATCCGGTACACCAACGCGGACGGGTCCACCGTGGACGTGCTGGCGATGGACGACGAGGAGCTGCGCGCCTTCCGCTGGGAGGAGCTGTCCATCGTCTTCCAGTCCGCGATGCACGCCCTCAACCCGATCATGCGCATCGGTGAGCAGATCGAGGACGCGCTGGTGGCGCACCGGCCCGGCAGCACGGCCCCGGAGCGGGCCGCGCGGGTGGTGGAACTGCTGGGCATCGTGGGCATTCCGGCCGACCGGGCCAGCTCCTACCCGCACGAGCTGTCCGGCGGCATGCGGCAGCGGGCGATGATCGCGGTCGGGCTGGCGCTCGACCCGGAGATCATCGTGATGGACGAGCCGACCACCGCGCTGGACGTGGTGATCCAGCGGCAGATCATCGACAAGATCATGGAGCTGAAGGACCGGCTCGGCTTCTCGGTCGTGTTCATCACCCACGACCTGTCGCTGCTGATCGAGATGTCCGACACGATCGCGGTGATGTACGGCGGCAAGATCGTGGAAATGGCCGCCGCCGAGGACTTCCACGAGCGGCCGCAGCACCCGTACAGCCGCGGCCTGCTGGAGTCGTTCCCCACGCTCAGCGGCCCGAAGAAGGAGCTCACCGGCATTCCCGGCTCGCCGCCGGACCTGCGGCGACTGCCCAGCGGCTGCTCGTTCCGGCCGCGCTGCCCGGTCGCGTTCGACGCCTGCGCCGAGCACGAGCCGCGGCTGTACCAGATCGGCTCGTCGGCCGCCGCCTGCCTGCTGTACTCCGATGATCACGCCGTGAAGATGGGTGAGAGCGCATGA
- a CDS encoding ABC transporter permease has product MRTVLRKLGFYVLTAWVAISLNFLIPRVMPGDPAEHLINQFHGKLSPAAIQALRVLFGQPDASLWTQYLNYWRSILTGDFGISYAYYPADVGTVLGQSMFWTLGLITACTVLGFVIGTGLGILAGWKRGSWLDSLIPVTTFLSSIPYFWFAIIIVLVFAITLNWFPLSGGYSVDTTIGFSGDFIASALYYAVLPAATIVITSVGGWLISMRNMMVTTLSEDYVRLAEAKGLSRRRVMYSYAARNAMLPSLSGFAMSLGFVIGGSIVTEVVFNYPGLGTTLFKAAQAADYPLMSAIFLLITIMVLIANLLADVVYVFLDPRTREG; this is encoded by the coding sequence ATGCGCACCGTGCTCAGGAAGCTCGGCTTCTACGTGCTCACCGCGTGGGTCGCGATCAGCCTGAACTTCCTGATCCCGCGCGTCATGCCGGGCGACCCGGCCGAGCACCTGATCAACCAGTTCCACGGCAAGCTCAGCCCGGCCGCCATCCAGGCGCTGCGCGTCCTGTTCGGACAGCCCGACGCCAGCCTGTGGACCCAGTACCTGAACTACTGGCGCAGCATCCTGACCGGCGACTTCGGCATCTCCTACGCCTACTACCCGGCGGACGTGGGCACCGTGCTGGGGCAGAGCATGTTCTGGACGCTGGGCCTGATCACCGCGTGCACGGTGCTCGGCTTCGTGATCGGCACCGGCCTGGGCATCCTGGCCGGCTGGAAACGCGGCAGCTGGCTGGACTCGCTGATACCGGTGACCACGTTCCTGTCGTCCATCCCGTACTTCTGGTTCGCGATCATCATCGTGCTCGTCTTCGCCATCACGCTGAACTGGTTCCCGCTGTCCGGCGGCTACTCGGTGGACACGACCATCGGCTTCAGCGGCGACTTCATCGCCAGCGCCCTGTACTACGCGGTGCTGCCGGCGGCCACCATCGTGATCACCTCGGTCGGCGGCTGGCTGATCAGCATGCGGAACATGATGGTGACGACCCTGTCCGAGGACTACGTCCGGCTGGCCGAGGCCAAGGGCCTGTCCCGGCGGCGGGTCATGTACTCCTACGCGGCGCGCAACGCGATGCTGCCGTCGCTGTCCGGCTTCGCGATGTCGCTGGGCTTCGTGATCGGCGGCTCGATCGTCACCGAGGTGGTCTTCAACTACCCCGGCCTCGGCACCACCCTGTTCAAGGCCGCGCAGGCCGCGGACTACCCGCTGATGTCGGCCATCTTCCTGCTGATCACGATCATGGTGCTGATCGCCAACCTGCTGGCGGACGTCGTCTACGTGTTCCTCGACCCGAGGACGAGGGAGGGCTGA
- a CDS encoding sugar phosphate isomerase/epimerase family protein, with protein MTAEIAVMAYTVLDQARADLDGTFARLAEIGYRGVETYGLVEHFGPARVRGALDAAGLAVTSAHAPFPAGPDAESILDQNAELGAEVLVWSMEREEFDSPDAVKRGVQRVNVAAEHAAARGMKIAYHNHFAEFSQFFGGVQAYDLLLELLDDRVLVELDAYWAVLGGADPAEILTRLGDRARFIHVKDGPAVSYSDDVMVPIGEGRIDWRTTLSVPSGLRWHIVELERLHIDTFEALRRSYDHLVGNGLSLGAR; from the coding sequence GTGACCGCCGAGATCGCCGTGATGGCGTACACGGTGCTCGACCAGGCCCGCGCCGATCTCGACGGCACGTTCGCCCGGCTGGCCGAGATCGGCTACCGGGGCGTCGAGACGTACGGCCTGGTCGAGCACTTCGGTCCGGCGCGGGTACGGGGCGCGCTGGACGCGGCCGGGCTGGCCGTGACGAGCGCGCACGCGCCGTTCCCGGCCGGCCCGGACGCGGAGTCCATCCTGGACCAGAACGCCGAGCTCGGCGCCGAGGTTCTGGTGTGGAGCATGGAACGGGAGGAGTTCGACTCACCGGACGCGGTCAAGCGCGGCGTGCAGCGGGTGAACGTGGCCGCCGAGCACGCCGCCGCCCGCGGCATGAAGATCGCCTACCACAACCACTTCGCCGAGTTCTCCCAGTTCTTCGGCGGCGTGCAGGCTTACGACCTGCTGCTGGAGCTGTTGGACGACCGGGTGCTGGTGGAGTTGGACGCGTACTGGGCCGTGCTCGGCGGCGCCGATCCGGCCGAGATCCTGACCCGGCTCGGCGACCGCGCGCGGTTCATCCACGTCAAGGACGGCCCCGCGGTCAGTTACTCCGACGACGTGATGGTGCCGATCGGCGAGGGGCGGATCGACTGGCGGACAACGCTTTCCGTGCCGTCGGGCCTGCGCTGGCACATCGTCGAGCTGGAGCGGCTGCACATCGACACGTTCGAGGCGCTGCGACGCAGCTATGACCACCTGGTCGGCAACGGACTCTCGCTGGGGGCGCGATGA
- a CDS encoding NAD-dependent epimerase/dehydratase family protein, whose amino-acid sequence MKVLFLGGAGMIGSACADEAVASGLDVTVVTRTDPKRQPPPGVRALRADVRDAEQLRKALGDEEFDAVVNWVGFTPDDVRSHPAVFGGRTGQYVFVSTCSVFARPVPQLPVTESTPRRQPVFGYPRGKIACEVFLEDAFRDNGFPLTIVRPAHVYDRTVVPVLAGWTAIDRMRAGRPVVVHGDGTSLWTLMHSRDFARAFVPLLGNGHAVGESVNVVSGDILTWDQIHLQLAAAAGVREPVLRHRSSETIAEVLPGWRDVLEHDFRHSMFFDTGKLRSLVPGFAPAVSFAEGARELVAHHDKEPRLRAVDEDLNSAFDRLIEQTDTRPK is encoded by the coding sequence ATGAAGGTGCTGTTCCTGGGCGGGGCCGGCATGATCGGCTCCGCCTGCGCGGACGAGGCGGTGGCGTCCGGTCTGGACGTCACCGTCGTCACGCGCACCGACCCGAAGCGGCAGCCGCCGCCCGGGGTCCGCGCCCTGCGGGCCGACGTCCGGGACGCCGAGCAGCTGCGGAAGGCGTTGGGCGACGAGGAGTTCGACGCGGTCGTGAACTGGGTCGGCTTCACGCCGGACGACGTCCGGTCACACCCGGCGGTGTTCGGCGGGCGGACCGGGCAGTACGTGTTCGTCAGCACCTGCTCGGTGTTCGCCCGGCCGGTGCCGCAGCTGCCGGTGACCGAGTCGACACCGCGCCGGCAGCCGGTGTTCGGCTACCCACGCGGCAAGATCGCCTGTGAGGTGTTCCTGGAGGACGCGTTCCGGGACAACGGTTTCCCGCTGACGATCGTCCGGCCGGCGCACGTCTACGACCGGACCGTGGTGCCGGTGCTGGCCGGCTGGACGGCGATCGACCGGATGCGGGCCGGCAGGCCCGTGGTGGTGCACGGCGACGGCACCTCGCTGTGGACGCTGATGCACTCCCGGGACTTCGCGCGGGCGTTCGTGCCGCTGCTGGGCAACGGGCACGCGGTCGGCGAGAGCGTGAACGTGGTCTCCGGCGACATCCTGACCTGGGACCAGATCCATCTGCAGTTGGCGGCGGCCGCCGGCGTGCGGGAACCGGTGCTGCGGCACCGGTCCAGCGAGACCATCGCCGAGGTGCTACCGGGTTGGCGGGATGTGCTCGAGCACGACTTCCGGCATTCGATGTTCTTCGACACCGGCAAGCTGCGCTCGCTGGTGCCGGGCTTCGCGCCGGCGGTGTCGTTCGCGGAGGGGGCCCGGGAGCTGGTCGCCCACCACGACAAGGAGCCGCGGCTGCGGGCGGTCGACGAGGACCTGAACTCCGCGTTCGATCGGCTCATCGAGCAGACCGATACAAGACCAAAGTAA